The genomic stretch GGCTACAACCAAATATTGAGTCATTTGTCTATCACCACAACTTCTATGGATTGCACTTACGTATGACCAATATCAGTCGTGGTGGTTTGCGTTGGTCTGATCGACACGACGATTATCGACAAGAGATTAAATCACTCATGATCACACAAGAGGGTAAAAACTCAATTATCATTCCAAGTGGGGCTAAAGGTGGATTTGTGATTAACAAACCAACCCCTGAAGTGAGCAAAGAGTTTTTCGAAGAGGTGTATCGAAACTTTATCAATAACCTCTTAGATCTTGTGGATAATATGAAAAACGGTGAGATTGTTCGTGATAAAAGAATTGTTGCTTATGATGGAGATGACGCATATTTTGTTGTTGCAGCAGACAAAGGAACTGCAGCCATGAGTGACGTGGCAAACTCGATTGCCATTGAACGAGACTATTGGTTAGGGGATGCCTTTGCCAGTGGTGGAAGCAATGGATTTGGACATAAAGATTTAGGTATCACGGCACGTGGTGCGATTATGTCGACCAAACGATTCTTCATTGAAGAGGGCATTGATATTTATAAAGACCCTATTTCAGTGGTTGGAATTGGTTCAATGAATGGAGATGTTTTTGGGAATGGATTGATTGAATCAAAAGCATTTAAATTGGTTGCTGCTATTGGTCACAAAGATATTTTTATTGACCCGGAACCAGATTTAGAAAAAAGTTATGAAGAGCGAAAACGACTCTTTTTCTCTGGCAATGGAGGGTGGTCAAATTATGACACCAAGCTCATTTCAAAAGGGGGAGGTGTATTCTTACGAGCAACCAAAGAGATTGAACTCTCTGAAGAGATTAAAAAACTCATAGGTACAGCTAAAAAGAGCATGAGTGGGGAGGAGTTATGTCGAAAACTGCTCACCATGAAAGTGGATCTTCTTTTTAACGGTGGTGTGGGTACGTATGTAAAAAGCAGTGAAGAGAGTAATTTGGATTTAGGAGACAAGCAAAATGAAGCGGTGCGTGTGGATGCGAGCGATTTAAAAGCACGAATCGTAAGTGAAGGTGGAAACTTAGGGTTTACTCAAAAAGCACGTATTGAGTATGCTATGCGTGGCGGGAAAATCAATATTGATGGTATTGATAATGCAGGTGGAGTGAACACCTCTGACCATGAAGTCAACTTAAAAATTTTATTGAATACCATTCAAGGTAAAGGCATCATTTGTGCAGATGAAAACAAAACCATTCTCTCTGGTTTAACCGAACAAGTGGTCAATTTGGTGTTATGGAACAACTATGAACAAGCCTTAACCATCTCACGAGACGAAGAGCTTTCACAACGATATTTAAGCAGCTTCCAAGATGCAATTCAAGTACTTGAAGACAATGTGGTTTCATTTAACCGACACGACTTTTTTATTCCTAAAAATGAGAATATTCATGAAATCATCAATAAAAACGGTTCCATTGTTCGACCGATTTTATGTAACTTGCTTTCATACAGTAAAATTTTCATGAAAGCATTGTTGTTGGAGTCAAAATTTATTGATGAAGCTTTTCCTACTCAATATCTTTATAAATATTTCCCAAAATCATTTGTGGGAGCGTACGAACATGAGATTACCTCTCACCCATTAAAACGAGAAATTATTGCTACTAAAATTGCGGATATTGTCTTAAACTCTCAAGGGATTACCTTTATTTGTGATTATGACAAATTAGGCTTTGATAAGTTCATTTTGAAAATCAAGTCTTACTTGATTGCAAGTAATCTGTTCAGTTCACGAGACTTGCGATTTGATGTTTACCGAAACGATTATAAGCTTGCCGTTGAAGATCAGTATAATTTACTTAATGAGTTAGAACATACTCTTAATTTTACGACCAAATGGATGGTGAAATACTCTAAAGAGTATCAAATTGAAGCAAGCCATATTTTGGATCATAAAGATGAACTTTTTGAAATTTTAGGTGAAATGAGCAAATCAAGTTACATTGAAATCATTGCAAATAAAGAGTATTTTAACTTGTTCTATGGTGTGATTGATTACTTGAATTTTGCCATTGCCGCCATTATGATAAAAGAGAAATCACTGCACTCATTCAGAGATGTTATCATTGTTTTTTATTCATTGATTCGAGAGTTTAAAATCTTAGAGTTGATTGATGCACTTAATCAAATCAAAATTGCTGACAACAGTGAAGCGGTGCTTAAACGACAAATTCTTAAATTTATAGAGTTTATTGTGGTGCATTATACAGAAGAGATTCTCAAATTCAAACGTGTGAATGAGACACCTGAAGCTGCATTTGAAAACTACTTAAGCAATGAAGAGGATCTGTTTAATATGATTAAAGTACAAATCAATGAATTCATGGCCCAAGAGAAACGTTCACTTCAAGAGATTACGATTACTGTTAATCAAATGTTAGTGGCATTGATATAAGCTATCTTGTGGATTTCTCCACAAGAGTTAGCTTTGAAGCTGGTTGATGAAATCTTCTGTAGGGTAGTTGTGTATGGGTTGTGTTAGCAGTGGATTATAGGATGCTTCTTTTTGGCTCTGTTTCTCTTTTAAAACAGTGTTGTAGCTTGATTCAAACAACTCCTTGAACTTACTTAACATTGTA from Candidatus Marinarcus aquaticus encodes the following:
- a CDS encoding NAD-glutamate dehydrogenase domain-containing protein, whose protein sequence is MEASQFDSICSQLLTKEDLQVSKELVQRIENESIVTEIVYKGKQSYIKIYALKELYLSSIIPILHNFGFEIIDEITYNIPNKKELIYITRFNLNLAEKDKLDSSKENVEFVITDALKYEFIKRTKLFSLVYKQNLSLRSITLLSAIIEYLDQAVISLNTEAIINTLTCHDEIANQFVDYFHIKFNPKATKREKQLLDLEAKIEENIKNVPNILDDKILKLTYALLQALIRTNFYFDKESIAFKIDSKKFSENLKGLQPNIESFVYHHNFYGLHLRMTNISRGGLRWSDRHDDYRQEIKSLMITQEGKNSIIIPSGAKGGFVINKPTPEVSKEFFEEVYRNFINNLLDLVDNMKNGEIVRDKRIVAYDGDDAYFVVAADKGTAAMSDVANSIAIERDYWLGDAFASGGSNGFGHKDLGITARGAIMSTKRFFIEEGIDIYKDPISVVGIGSMNGDVFGNGLIESKAFKLVAAIGHKDIFIDPEPDLEKSYEERKRLFFSGNGGWSNYDTKLISKGGGVFLRATKEIELSEEIKKLIGTAKKSMSGEELCRKLLTMKVDLLFNGGVGTYVKSSEESNLDLGDKQNEAVRVDASDLKARIVSEGGNLGFTQKARIEYAMRGGKINIDGIDNAGGVNTSDHEVNLKILLNTIQGKGIICADENKTILSGLTEQVVNLVLWNNYEQALTISRDEELSQRYLSSFQDAIQVLEDNVVSFNRHDFFIPKNENIHEIINKNGSIVRPILCNLLSYSKIFMKALLLESKFIDEAFPTQYLYKYFPKSFVGAYEHEITSHPLKREIIATKIADIVLNSQGITFICDYDKLGFDKFILKIKSYLIASNLFSSRDLRFDVYRNDYKLAVEDQYNLLNELEHTLNFTTKWMVKYSKEYQIEASHILDHKDELFEILGEMSKSSYIEIIANKEYFNLFYGVIDYLNFAIAAIMIKEKSLHSFRDVIIVFYSLIREFKILELIDALNQIKIADNSEAVLKRQILKFIEFIVVHYTEEILKFKRVNETPEAAFENYLSNEEDLFNMIKVQINEFMAQEKRSLQEITITVNQMLVALI